One part of the Alistipes onderdonkii genome encodes these proteins:
- the argG gene encoding argininosuccinate synthase translates to MGKQKVVLAFSGGLDTSFCVKYLSEDKGYDVYTAIANTGGFSKEELANIEKRALALGAVKHATLDIEQEYYEKSIKYMIYGDILRNGTYPISVSSERIFQAIAIIEYAKSIGADCVAHGSTGAGNDQVRFDLTFQVLAPEIEIITPTRDMTLTREYEINYLREHGFEADFKKMEYSINKGLWGTSIGGKETLRSEQTLPEQAYPSQVTAHAEERLKITFHEGEIAAVNGKPYADKVEAIRAVEAIGSKFGIGRDMHIGDTIIGIKGRVGFEAAAPMLIIAAHRMLEKHTQTKWQIYWKEQVANWYGMFLHEAQYLEPVMRDIEAMLASSQRNVTGTVELILRPYSYTLVGVDSTFDLMKTDFGEYGEVNKAWTADDVKGFTKILGNQIKIYHNVQKRNKK, encoded by the coding sequence ATGGGAAAGCAAAAAGTAGTTCTGGCATTCAGCGGAGGTCTCGACACCTCGTTCTGCGTGAAATACCTCTCCGAGGATAAAGGGTACGATGTCTATACGGCCATCGCCAACACGGGCGGCTTCTCGAAGGAGGAGCTTGCGAACATCGAAAAACGCGCCCTGGCGCTGGGCGCCGTGAAGCACGCCACGCTCGACATCGAGCAGGAATACTACGAAAAGAGCATCAAATACATGATCTACGGCGACATCCTGCGCAACGGCACCTACCCCATTTCGGTCAGCTCGGAGCGTATTTTCCAGGCCATCGCCATCATCGAATACGCCAAGTCGATCGGCGCCGACTGCGTGGCCCACGGCTCGACGGGCGCCGGCAACGACCAGGTGCGCTTCGACCTGACGTTCCAGGTGCTCGCTCCCGAAATCGAGATCATCACCCCGACGCGCGACATGACCCTGACGCGCGAATACGAGATCAACTACCTCCGCGAGCACGGCTTCGAGGCCGACTTCAAGAAGATGGAATACTCGATCAACAAGGGGCTCTGGGGCACGTCGATCGGCGGCAAGGAGACGCTCCGCTCGGAGCAGACGCTGCCCGAGCAGGCCTACCCGAGCCAGGTTACGGCCCACGCCGAGGAGCGCCTGAAGATCACCTTCCACGAGGGTGAGATCGCCGCCGTGAACGGCAAGCCCTACGCCGACAAGGTCGAGGCCATCCGCGCCGTCGAGGCCATCGGTTCGAAATTCGGCATCGGCCGCGACATGCACATCGGCGACACGATCATCGGCATCAAGGGCCGCGTAGGCTTCGAGGCCGCCGCCCCGATGCTCATCATCGCCGCACACAGGATGCTTGAGAAACACACCCAGACCAAATGGCAGATCTACTGGAAAGAGCAGGTCGCCAACTGGTACGGCATGTTCCTGCACGAGGCGCAATACCTCGAACCGGTGATGCGCGACATCGAAGCGATGCTCGCCTCCTCGCAGCGCAACGTCACGGGTACGGTCGAGCTGATCCTGCGTCCGTACAGCTACACGCTCGTGGGCGTCGATTCGACCTTTGACCTGATGAAGACCGACTTCGGCGAATACGGCGAGGTCAACAAGGCCTGGACGGCCGACGACGTGAAGGGCTTCACGAAGATCCTCGGCAACCAGATCAAGATTTACCACAACGTCCAGAAACGCAACAAGAAATGA
- a CDS encoding N-acetylglucosaminyltransferase, with amino-acid sequence MKEDTPFRIAFCVLCHKYTPVLAELVHQLDAPGNGLFIHVDGKADIGAFAALGKTGRVCFVEPRTKVYWGGFGMVESTLRLFSATRDGGFRYVVLISGDTLPLYPAETIRTVLREAYARGRQFISANPSITPEEADRIRRRRFCPDKSTFARRLLRIAMKCTMRADNPFFDRLPPLEKGSQWIAITDRMRDFIFDYLAAHPDFIPAFRYSHAADEMFFHTLLGDSPFAGYNANYSLVHADWSHPGAHPKTLSTSDLSQLSVLKSRGGEIPRFSPASSTTGWTSPATAKSCSGRELRLHGKGTMRNSC; translated from the coding sequence ATGAAAGAGGACACCCCTTTCCGGATCGCGTTCTGCGTGCTGTGCCACAAGTACACGCCCGTGCTGGCGGAACTCGTGCACCAGCTCGATGCACCCGGCAACGGGCTGTTCATCCATGTGGACGGCAAGGCGGACATCGGGGCCTTCGCCGCACTCGGCAAGACCGGGCGCGTTTGTTTCGTCGAACCGCGTACGAAAGTCTACTGGGGCGGATTCGGCATGGTAGAAAGTACGCTCCGGCTTTTCTCGGCGACACGCGACGGGGGTTTCCGTTACGTCGTCCTGATTTCGGGCGACACCCTGCCGTTATACCCTGCCGAAACGATACGTACGGTACTCCGGGAAGCCTATGCCCGGGGACGGCAGTTCATTTCGGCCAATCCGTCCATCACCCCCGAAGAGGCCGACCGGATACGCCGGAGGAGGTTCTGCCCCGACAAATCGACCTTCGCCCGCCGCTTGCTGCGGATCGCCATGAAATGCACCATGCGTGCGGACAACCCTTTTTTCGACCGGCTCCCGCCGCTGGAGAAAGGCAGCCAGTGGATTGCGATTACGGATCGTATGCGCGATTTCATCTTCGATTACCTCGCTGCACACCCGGACTTTATCCCTGCATTTCGGTACAGCCATGCAGCCGATGAAATGTTCTTCCATACGCTGCTCGGCGACTCCCCATTTGCCGGGTACAACGCGAATTATTCGCTTGTCCATGCCGACTGGTCGCACCCCGGGGCACACCCGAAAACATTGTCCACAAGCGACTTGTCCCAACTGTCCGTGCTCAAGTCGAGGGGGGGGGAAATTCCCCGCTTTTCGCCCGCAAGTTCGACGACGGGCTGGACATCGCCCGCTACCGCGAAATCCTGTTCGGGCAGGGAACTAAGGCTGCACGGTAAGGGCACGATGAGAAACAGTTGTTAA
- a CDS encoding GNAT family N-acetyltransferase, which yields MNNNSISVVFADSSHAHYAQRICDLIYESALQRGTGIAKRSPEYIAAKMTGGKAVVALDGEKLIGFSYIECWGHGDFVATSGLIVDPEYRHMGLAEQIKRRTFELARRRFPYAKLFSITTSLPVMKLNSRMGYTPVTFSELTEDEEFWRGCQGCCNYDILQRNNRRMCLCTGMLYDPAKEPPQVQSRMAPYVMFFKNKFKKLFHLK from the coding sequence ATGAATAACAACTCTATCAGCGTCGTATTTGCCGACTCGTCACACGCGCACTACGCCCAGCGTATCTGCGATCTGATCTACGAGTCGGCATTGCAGCGTGGCACGGGCATCGCCAAGCGTTCGCCCGAATACATCGCCGCAAAAATGACCGGTGGCAAGGCCGTCGTGGCGCTGGACGGTGAGAAACTTATCGGTTTCAGCTACATCGAGTGTTGGGGACACGGCGATTTCGTCGCGACCTCGGGACTTATCGTCGACCCGGAGTACCGCCATATGGGACTCGCGGAGCAGATCAAGCGACGAACATTCGAGCTGGCCCGACGACGATTCCCGTACGCCAAGTTATTCAGTATTACGACGTCGCTGCCCGTGATGAAACTCAATTCGCGCATGGGCTACACTCCGGTAACCTTTTCCGAGCTCACCGAGGACGAGGAGTTCTGGCGGGGTTGCCAGGGGTGCTGCAACTACGACATCCTGCAACGCAACAACCGGCGCATGTGCCTCTGCACGGGTATGCTCTACGACCCTGCCAAGGAACCCCCGCAGGTACAGTCGCGCATGGCGCCCTACGTCATGTTCTTCAAAAACAAGTTCAAAAAATTATTCCACCTGAAATAA
- the argC gene encoding N-acetyl-gamma-glutamyl-phosphate reductase gives MIRIGIIGGAGYTAGELIRLLLAHPQARIVFVHSTSNAGNRLADVHGGLEGDTEMRLSDAYDLRAIDVLFLCSAHGESRKWMEANTVPAGVKVIDLAQDFRDESDGFVYGLPELNRDRIRTAQRVANPGCFATAIQLALLPLAAAGLLTDEVHVTAVTGSTGAGVKPSATTHFSWRSDNISVYKAFTHQHLVEIGRNLRQLEPSFDQAVNFVPMRGDFTRGILASVYTACPLDEEAARKLYADYYAAAAFTHATTRNIDLKQVVNTNKALVGVSKYGDKLHIVSVIDNLLKGASGQAVQNMNLMFGLDETAGLRLKASAF, from the coding sequence ATGATCCGGATCGGCATCATCGGAGGCGCCGGGTATACCGCCGGCGAACTGATCCGCCTGCTGCTCGCCCACCCGCAGGCCCGAATCGTCTTCGTCCACAGCACGAGCAACGCGGGCAACCGCCTGGCCGACGTACACGGGGGACTGGAGGGCGACACCGAAATGCGTCTGAGCGACGCATACGACCTCCGGGCCATCGACGTGCTGTTCCTCTGTTCGGCACACGGCGAGAGCCGCAAATGGATGGAGGCGAACACAGTACCCGCAGGCGTGAAGGTCATCGACCTCGCGCAGGATTTCCGCGACGAGAGCGACGGGTTCGTCTACGGGCTCCCCGAGCTGAACCGCGACCGTATCCGCACGGCACAGCGCGTCGCCAACCCGGGCTGCTTCGCCACGGCGATCCAGCTGGCACTGCTCCCGCTCGCAGCGGCGGGACTATTGACGGACGAGGTGCATGTGACGGCCGTGACCGGCTCGACGGGCGCGGGGGTGAAGCCCTCGGCCACGACCCATTTCAGCTGGCGTTCGGACAACATCTCGGTCTACAAAGCCTTCACGCACCAGCACCTCGTGGAAATCGGACGCAACCTGCGGCAGCTGGAACCCTCGTTCGACCAGGCGGTGAACTTCGTGCCAATGCGCGGCGATTTCACGCGGGGCATCCTGGCAAGCGTCTACACCGCCTGTCCGCTCGATGAAGAGGCTGCGCGCAAACTCTACGCCGACTATTACGCCGCGGCAGCCTTCACGCACGCCACGACGCGCAACATCGACCTCAAACAGGTCGTCAACACCAACAAGGCGCTCGTGGGCGTGTCGAAATACGGCGACAAGCTGCACATCGTCTCGGTGATCGACAACCTGCTCAAAGGCGCTTCGGGACAGGCCGTGCAGAACATGAACCTGATGTTCGGGCTCGACGAAACCGCAGGGTTGCGACTGAAGGCAAGCGCCTTTTAA
- the xseB gene encoding exodeoxyribonuclease VII small subunit, translating to MAKKKEPAYAEAIAEIEKILARFRSEEMDVDSLAAEVKRATELIASCKARLHKAEEEVSKILE from the coding sequence ATGGCAAAGAAAAAAGAACCGGCCTACGCCGAGGCGATCGCCGAGATCGAGAAAATCCTCGCCCGCTTCCGCAGCGAAGAGATGGATGTGGACAGCCTCGCCGCCGAGGTGAAACGCGCCACGGAGCTGATCGCAAGCTGCAAAGCGCGCCTGCACAAGGCCGAAGAGGAAGTATCGAAGATTCTGGAATGA
- the trhA gene encoding PAQR family membrane homeostasis protein TrhA: MANKKDVYIPTVGEEIANTVTHGVMSLVALVALPFAAVWAYVHDPNPVTASVSVSIFVISIFLMFLASTLYHSMNPASKHKAVFHILDHIFIYVAIAGSYTPIALSVIGGWQGIFITILQWAMVLFGIFYKSLSRNSIPAISLTIYLVMGWTIIFFLPLFVRQASTALLVLIAGGGVLYTLGAWFYARQGFRYHHMVWHLLINLAVVAHFIGIVFFLY, translated from the coding sequence ATGGCAAATAAAAAGGATGTTTATATTCCGACCGTGGGCGAGGAGATCGCCAACACGGTTACGCACGGAGTGATGTCGCTCGTGGCTCTCGTGGCGCTCCCGTTTGCCGCCGTGTGGGCCTACGTGCATGACCCCAACCCGGTTACGGCATCGGTTTCGGTGAGCATTTTCGTGATCTCGATCTTCCTGATGTTCCTTGCCTCGACGCTCTACCATTCGATGAACCCGGCGTCGAAGCACAAGGCCGTTTTCCATATCCTCGACCATATCTTCATCTATGTGGCGATCGCCGGCAGTTACACCCCGATCGCCTTGTCGGTCATCGGCGGCTGGCAGGGGATATTCATCACCATCCTGCAGTGGGCGATGGTGCTGTTCGGCATCTTTTACAAGTCGTTGTCGCGCAACTCGATCCCGGCCATCAGCCTGACGATTTATCTGGTGATGGGGTGGACGATCATCTTCTTCCTGCCGCTTTTCGTGCGGCAGGCCTCGACGGCGCTGCTGGTGCTGATCGCAGGGGGCGGCGTGCTCTACACGCTCGGCGCCTGGTTCTATGCCCGGCAGGGGTTTCGCTACCACCACATGGTATGGCATCTGCTGATCAACCTTGCGGTCGTGGCGCATTTCATCGGGATCGTGTTTTTCCTCTACTGA
- a CDS encoding TonB-dependent receptor plug domain-containing protein gives MKRYILILSALFAATLSAVAQRPLYIVNGVETEEIESIPPDDIENIESLPADEETIARYGEKAANGVILISLRYDKPAIFEAGTTFDEYIAGQVKWDDDEPAARIILRYTVTPEGKAVLAQELESTDNRLKRRVLKALSEAPHWHPAQKNGVAVASEGVLHIQLPKGKRMPRPVELVWR, from the coding sequence ATGAAAAGATACATCCTGATCCTATCCGCCCTCTTCGCCGCGACACTCTCCGCCGTGGCGCAGCGTCCCCTGTATATCGTCAACGGCGTCGAAACCGAAGAGATCGAATCGATCCCGCCCGACGACATCGAAAATATCGAATCCCTGCCGGCCGACGAGGAAACCATCGCCCGATACGGGGAGAAAGCCGCCAACGGGGTAATACTCATCTCGCTCCGCTACGACAAACCCGCTATCTTCGAGGCCGGCACGACCTTCGACGAGTACATCGCCGGGCAGGTCAAATGGGACGACGACGAACCGGCAGCCCGCATCATACTGCGCTACACCGTAACTCCCGAAGGCAAGGCCGTCCTGGCGCAGGAACTCGAATCGACGGACAACCGCCTCAAGCGGCGCGTGCTGAAGGCACTCTCCGAAGCCCCGCACTGGCACCCGGCGCAGAAAAACGGCGTCGCCGTCGCAAGCGAAGGGGTGCTGCACATCCAGCTCCCCAAGGGCAAGCGGATGCCCCGTCCCGTAGAACTGGTTTGGCGCTGA
- a CDS encoding aspartate aminotransferase family protein produces the protein MTLFNVYSLYPVEPVRGKGCLVYDAAGTEYLDLYGGHAVISIGHAQPDYVRAISEQAARLGFYSNSVENSLQTTLAEKLGRASGYDDYSLFLCNSGAEANENALKLASFHTGRTKVLAFSKAFHGRTAGAVAATDNPAICAPFNRTANVEFVPLNDLAAARAKLAMGEFAAVIIEGIQGVAGIHCPTDDFLRGLRKAATETGTQLILDEIQSGYGRTGHFFAHQAAGIRPDLITTAKGMGNGFPIGGVLIAPHFEARPGLLGTTFGGNHLACAAAIAVLDVMERDGLVENAATVGEYLLGELHKTGGLKEVRGRGLMIGIEIDGSGAEFRKRLLFGKHVFTGGAGASTVRLLPALCLTREHADRFLDAFDATLRGK, from the coding sequence ATGACACTATTCAACGTATATTCCTTATATCCCGTAGAGCCCGTCCGGGGCAAGGGCTGCCTGGTCTACGACGCGGCAGGCACCGAATACCTCGACCTCTACGGCGGACATGCCGTCATCTCGATCGGCCATGCCCAGCCCGACTACGTACGGGCAATCTCCGAGCAGGCCGCACGGCTGGGGTTCTATTCCAACTCGGTCGAAAACTCGCTCCAGACCACGCTGGCCGAAAAGCTGGGCCGCGCATCGGGCTATGACGATTACAGCCTCTTCCTCTGCAACTCGGGAGCGGAGGCGAACGAGAACGCCCTGAAACTGGCCTCGTTCCACACCGGCCGCACGAAGGTGCTGGCCTTTTCCAAGGCATTCCACGGCCGTACCGCAGGCGCCGTCGCCGCAACGGACAACCCCGCGATCTGCGCCCCCTTCAACCGCACGGCCAACGTGGAATTCGTACCGCTGAACGACCTCGCTGCCGCGCGCGCGAAACTCGCCATGGGCGAGTTCGCAGCCGTCATCATCGAAGGCATCCAGGGCGTGGCCGGCATCCACTGTCCCACGGACGATTTCCTGCGCGGACTGCGCAAGGCGGCGACCGAAACCGGCACGCAGCTTATCCTCGACGAGATACAGTCGGGCTACGGACGCACGGGACACTTCTTCGCCCACCAGGCAGCCGGCATCCGCCCCGATCTGATCACCACGGCCAAAGGCATGGGCAACGGCTTCCCGATCGGCGGCGTGCTGATCGCGCCCCATTTCGAGGCGCGCCCCGGGCTGCTGGGCACGACCTTCGGCGGCAACCACCTCGCCTGCGCGGCGGCCATCGCCGTACTCGACGTGATGGAGCGCGACGGGCTCGTCGAGAACGCCGCCACGGTCGGCGAATACCTGCTCGGGGAACTGCATAAGACCGGCGGGCTGAAAGAAGTCCGCGGCCGCGGACTGATGATCGGCATCGAAATCGACGGTTCCGGCGCGGAGTTCCGCAAGCGGCTGCTTTTCGGGAAACATGTCTTCACGGGCGGGGCAGGCGCCTCGACCGTGCGGCTGCTGCCGGCACTGTGCCTCACGCGCGAACATGCAGACCGGTTCCTCGACGCATTCGATGCGACGCTCCGCGGGAAATGA
- a CDS encoding RelA/SpoT family protein, producing MDFSRYENLRTLVRANFSEQTRALVDEALVYADGKLTGLCRYDGTPLLDHAVAVAMVVISEVGLGRNSTVSAILHDVVRLAHKQLPAEEFLALTADIRDRFGEQVVGLTMGLANISELKLKVAKEQADNFRDLLVSYSEDPRVILIKLADRLEVMRSLEMFPREKWRKKSWESMNLYAQIAHKLGLYSLKSELEDIALKYLEPKDYEHIVTKLEESAEERRAFIARFLVPIEERLGKLGIKYHIKSRTKSIFSIWTKMHKQNVPFEGVYDIFAIRIIIDCDKEQEKQQCWTAYSIVTDFYTPNPNRMRDWISIPKSNGYESLHTTVSAGGRWVEVQIRTERMDAVAERGIAAHWRYKGVNQGAQTSEMWLGRLRELLEDTTHSLAQRFDAKPASGEIFVFTPNGDLRKLPEGASLLDFAFDIHTSLGSTCVGGKVNNRAVSIREQLHNGDIVEILTQKNQTPKSDWLNFVVTSKARNKIKSYLREEQAKHTRMGREELERKLKNWKFTLTIDEAVAYLVKYFKVRTGTEVYALIATQKVDLGTIKEILARHISGEADEQRRAAAAEAERNKVHNVKESTAPQDALVIDDDISKIQYKLAKCCNPIKGDDVFGFVTINSGITIHRNDCPNAKRMRENYPYRVIEARWRSTAEGAFRVSIRIVAADTTGMANHITEVISRDLKLNIRSINFSSLANGCIGGTVSVEVPGAGVVDTLIHSIMRIKGVQRAFRINN from the coding sequence ATGGACTTTTCACGGTATGAAAATCTCCGCACGCTCGTGCGCGCGAACTTCTCGGAGCAGACCCGGGCCCTCGTCGACGAGGCGCTCGTCTACGCCGACGGGAAGCTCACGGGCCTGTGCCGCTATGACGGCACGCCGCTGCTCGACCATGCCGTAGCCGTGGCTATGGTCGTAATCTCGGAAGTGGGCCTCGGCCGCAACTCCACGGTCTCGGCCATCCTGCACGACGTGGTGCGCCTGGCCCACAAGCAGCTCCCCGCCGAAGAGTTCCTCGCCCTGACCGCCGACATCCGCGACCGCTTCGGCGAACAGGTCGTCGGCCTCACAATGGGCCTTGCGAACATCTCCGAACTGAAACTGAAGGTCGCCAAGGAACAGGCCGACAATTTCCGCGACCTGCTGGTTTCCTATTCGGAAGACCCGCGCGTGATCCTCATCAAGCTGGCCGACCGGCTCGAAGTGATGCGCTCGCTCGAAATGTTCCCGCGTGAAAAATGGCGCAAGAAGAGCTGGGAGTCGATGAACCTCTACGCCCAGATCGCCCATAAACTGGGTCTTTACAGCCTCAAGAGCGAACTGGAGGACATCGCACTGAAATACCTCGAACCCAAGGACTACGAACATATCGTCACCAAGCTCGAAGAGAGCGCCGAGGAGCGCAGGGCTTTCATCGCGCGGTTCCTGGTGCCCATCGAGGAGAGGCTCGGCAAGCTGGGCATCAAATACCACATCAAGAGCCGCACCAAGTCGATTTTCTCGATCTGGACGAAGATGCACAAGCAGAACGTCCCGTTCGAAGGGGTCTACGACATCTTCGCCATCCGCATCATCATCGACTGCGACAAGGAACAGGAGAAACAGCAGTGCTGGACGGCCTATTCCATCGTCACGGATTTCTACACGCCCAACCCCAACCGCATGCGCGACTGGATCTCGATCCCGAAATCCAACGGGTACGAATCGCTGCACACCACCGTGTCGGCCGGCGGCCGGTGGGTCGAGGTGCAGATCCGCACCGAACGCATGGACGCCGTGGCCGAACGCGGCATCGCGGCGCACTGGCGCTACAAGGGGGTCAACCAGGGAGCCCAAACCAGCGAAATGTGGCTGGGACGCCTGCGCGAACTGCTCGAGGACACCACGCATTCGCTGGCGCAGCGCTTCGACGCCAAGCCGGCCTCGGGCGAGATCTTCGTCTTCACGCCCAACGGCGACCTGCGGAAATTGCCCGAGGGGGCTTCGCTCCTGGACTTCGCGTTCGACATCCACACCTCGCTGGGTTCCACGTGCGTGGGGGGCAAGGTCAACAACCGGGCGGTCTCGATCCGCGAACAGCTCCACAACGGCGACATCGTCGAAATCCTGACCCAGAAGAACCAGACGCCCAAGTCCGACTGGCTCAACTTCGTAGTCACGTCGAAGGCCCGCAACAAGATCAAGTCCTACCTGCGCGAAGAGCAGGCCAAACATACGCGCATGGGACGCGAAGAGCTCGAACGCAAGCTCAAGAACTGGAAATTCACGCTGACCATCGACGAGGCGGTGGCCTACCTGGTCAAATACTTCAAGGTTCGCACCGGCACGGAGGTTTACGCACTGATCGCCACGCAGAAAGTCGACTTGGGCACGATCAAGGAGATCCTCGCCCGCCATATTTCGGGTGAGGCCGACGAACAGCGCCGTGCCGCCGCGGCCGAAGCCGAGCGCAACAAGGTGCACAACGTCAAGGAGAGCACCGCGCCGCAGGACGCGCTGGTGATCGACGACGACATCTCGAAGATCCAGTACAAGCTGGCCAAATGCTGCAACCCGATCAAGGGCGACGACGTTTTCGGGTTCGTGACGATCAACTCGGGCATCACGATCCACCGCAACGACTGCCCCAATGCCAAGCGCATGCGCGAGAACTACCCCTACCGGGTTATCGAAGCGCGCTGGCGTTCGACAGCCGAGGGTGCCTTCCGCGTCTCGATCCGCATCGTGGCGGCCGACACGACGGGCATGGCCAACCACATCACCGAGGTCATCAGCCGCGACCTGAAGCTCAACATCCGCTCGATCAACTTCTCATCGCTCGCCAACGGGTGCATCGGGGGCACGGTGAGCGTCGAGGTGCCCGGCGCGGGCGTCGTGGACACGCTCATCCACTCCATCATGCGGATCAAGGGCGTGCAGCGCGCCTTCCGTATCAACAACTGA
- the xseA gene encoding exodeoxyribonuclease VII large subunit: MLPHAHITLSELQRLVKETLHERFALPVWVSAEISEVKVNYSGHCYLELVEKGGDNGVPLAQSRAVIWRTAYSRIAGYFEAETGQRLAAGIKILAKVAVNYHELYGFSLQITDIDPAYTLGDMQRQRQQTIDCLRKEGVWDMNREVGMPAVVQRIAIVSSANAAGYQDFCKEIGKSPYRFRLTLFDAFMQGAAAEESIVAALCAVADRMEEFDAVVIIRGGGSASDLNCFNAYRLCTHVAQFPLPVLTGIGHDKDTSVADMVAHTALKTPTAVAGWLVERMDTIDAWLDNAALQLRDNVLVTSRAQELRLQELSSHLLFHAKGLLRQRGMALEQMRETLAASAGNFLARQASRLGNAAELVAGRSPERILRLGFAIVRTDGKAVFSAAQVGKGDTLDIEVADGRIEGTVQYTETK, encoded by the coding sequence ATGCTGCCGCACGCCCATATCACCCTGTCGGAATTACAACGGCTCGTGAAGGAGACCCTCCACGAGCGTTTTGCCTTGCCCGTCTGGGTGAGCGCCGAGATCTCCGAGGTCAAAGTCAACTATTCGGGGCACTGCTACCTGGAACTCGTCGAGAAAGGAGGCGATAACGGCGTGCCGCTGGCACAGTCGCGCGCCGTGATCTGGCGCACGGCCTATTCCCGCATTGCGGGTTATTTCGAAGCAGAAACCGGGCAGCGGCTCGCCGCAGGGATCAAGATCCTGGCCAAAGTCGCCGTCAACTACCACGAACTCTACGGATTCTCGCTCCAGATCACCGACATCGACCCTGCCTACACGCTGGGCGACATGCAGCGGCAGCGGCAGCAGACCATCGACTGCCTGCGCAAGGAGGGCGTGTGGGACATGAACCGCGAGGTCGGGATGCCCGCCGTCGTACAGCGCATAGCCATCGTTTCGAGCGCCAATGCCGCCGGCTACCAAGATTTCTGCAAGGAGATCGGCAAAAGCCCCTACCGGTTCCGTCTCACGCTCTTCGATGCGTTCATGCAGGGTGCGGCGGCCGAGGAGTCGATCGTTGCGGCGCTGTGCGCCGTGGCCGACCGCATGGAGGAGTTCGACGCCGTGGTCATCATCCGCGGCGGCGGTTCGGCCAGCGACCTCAACTGCTTCAATGCCTACCGGCTCTGCACCCACGTGGCGCAGTTCCCGCTGCCGGTGCTGACGGGTATCGGCCATGACAAGGATACGAGCGTGGCGGACATGGTGGCGCATACGGCGCTCAAAACCCCGACGGCGGTGGCCGGGTGGCTGGTGGAGCGGATGGACACGATCGACGCATGGCTCGACAACGCCGCCCTGCAACTGCGCGACAACGTACTGGTCACCTCGCGGGCACAGGAACTGCGGCTTCAGGAGCTGTCCAGCCACCTGCTCTTCCATGCCAAGGGGCTGCTCAGACAACGGGGGATGGCCCTGGAGCAGATGCGCGAAACCCTCGCGGCCAGTGCCGGGAATTTCCTCGCACGCCAGGCGTCCCGGCTCGGCAATGCGGCCGAACTGGTCGCCGGACGCTCCCCGGAGCGTATCCTGCGGCTGGGCTTCGCCATCGTCCGCACGGACGGCAAAGCCGTTTTCTCCGCCGCACAAGTCGGAAAAGGCGACACGCTCGACATCGAGGTCGCCGACGGCCGCATCGAGGGCACCGTTCAATACACCGAAACGAAATGA
- a CDS encoding class I SAM-dependent methyltransferase, translated as MKKLIKWTLNHVPRPLLQRIAGWAVPMAGLFYRGRGAECPVCGAKYRKFLPYGYVHTRANALCPKCLSLERHRLLWLYLTRETDLLKCYPRTLHIAPEVCIMRHLKPHFAGHPGQYVTADLESPLADLHFDVQQIPLADDSVDVILCNHLLEHVADDRKALGELYRILKPGGWGILLSPVEADYEQTFEDDTITDPDERTRIFGQYDHRRIYGADYTDRLRAAGFEAADIDYAASFTDAERKLYALPADHIYAVYKH; from the coding sequence ATGAAAAAACTGATCAAATGGACGCTTAACCACGTGCCACGGCCGCTCCTGCAACGCATCGCGGGCTGGGCCGTGCCGATGGCGGGCCTGTTTTACAGGGGACGCGGCGCCGAGTGCCCCGTATGCGGAGCCAAATACCGGAAATTCCTGCCCTACGGCTACGTGCATACACGCGCCAATGCACTCTGCCCCAAATGCCTGTCACTGGAACGCCACCGGCTGCTGTGGCTCTACCTCACGCGCGAGACTGACCTGCTCAAATGCTATCCCCGCACGCTCCACATCGCGCCCGAGGTCTGCATCATGCGCCACCTGAAACCCCATTTTGCGGGGCATCCGGGGCAATACGTCACGGCCGACCTCGAAAGCCCGCTGGCCGACCTGCATTTCGACGTACAGCAAATCCCGCTGGCCGACGATTCGGTCGACGTCATCCTCTGCAACCACCTGCTCGAACACGTCGCCGACGACCGCAAGGCGCTCGGCGAACTCTACCGCATCCTCAAACCCGGCGGCTGGGGCATCCTGCTCTCGCCCGTGGAGGCGGATTACGAACAGACCTTCGAGGATGACACGATCACCGACCCCGACGAGCGCACGCGCATCTTCGGGCAATACGACCACCGCCGCATCTACGGCGCGGACTACACAGACCGGCTGCGCGCCGCGGGCTTCGAGGCCGCGGATATCGACTACGCCGCGAGCTTCACCGACGCAGAGCGGAAACTGTACGCCCTGCCCGCGGATCACATCTACGCCGTCTATAAGCACTGA